The proteins below are encoded in one region of Drosophila santomea strain STO CAGO 1482 chromosome 2R, Prin_Dsan_1.1, whole genome shotgun sequence:
- the LOC120446332 gene encoding metallophosphoesterase 1 isoform X2, which yields MASLRVVNRLVCRGFVALTLMLVFFNEFIVYYMAQSSWQPIDCKLDNCTRLLLIADPQILGNSYDRSSHSPLARYDSDRYLAKTFERALAFTQPHIIVFLGDLLDEGNIATAQEYKQYVQRFRRIYQNKNYKKRVHVPGDNDIGGENGDYISNSNQRRFENEFMSEDLFDYDNRLRFFKINRMLLDFSNPDRDNNADRLRIGVSHAPLLIGGGPLLRAIISDLDPHIIFSGHWHESRIFIYPSTKVINFYENAVRHFDLKALKEQEHSYLEIMVPTCSYRMGKSKIGLGFAVLENYNLSYTVLWQPNRFVLLFTYVFWGLFVVCGFVVFKMMTRCPFRVAKRQTLYNRVSTIPQF from the exons ATGGCTTCCTTGCGCGTCGTCAATAG ATTAGTGTGCCGTGGCTTTGTGGCTCTTACGTTGATGCTGGTCTTCTTCAACGAGTTTATTGTTTACTACATGGCCCAGTCCAGTTGGCAGCCAATCGATTGCAAACTAG ATAATTGCACACGCCTGCTGCTCATTGCTGATCCTCAGATACTGGGTAACTCCTACGATCGATCGTCGCACAGTCCTTTGGCCAGGTACGATTCGGATAGATATCTGGCCAAGACTTTCGAGCGAGCTCTGGCCTTTACACAGCCTCACATCATAGTGTTCCTGGGCGACCTGTTGGACGAAGGGAATATAGCCACAGCTCAGGAGTACAAACAGTACGTTCAGCGGTTCAGACGCatttatcaaaacaaaaactacaaaaaa CGCGTCCATGTGCCTGGTGACAATGATATAGGCGGCGAGAATGGCGACTACATATCTAACTCGAACCAAAGACGCTTTGAGAACGAATTCATGAGCGAAGACCTCTTCGACTATGACAATCGATTACGCTTCTTCAAGATAAACCGCATGCTGCTGGATTTTAGTAATCCCGATAGGGACAACAATGCAGATCGCCTAAGAATTGGCGTCTCCCATGCCCCGCTGCTTATTGGCGGAGGACCCCTTTTACGAGCCATCATTAGTGACTTGGATCCACATATCATTTTCTCAGGACACTGGCACGAATctagaatatttatttacccCTCCACCAAGGTGATCAACTTTTATGAAAATGCCGTGAGGCACTTTGACTTAAAGGCCCTAAAAGAGCAGGAGCACAGCTATCTGGAGATAATGGTGCCCACTTGCTCGTATCGTATGGGAAAGTCCAAGATCGGATTGGGCTTCGCCGTTTTGG AAAACTACAATCTGAGCTACACGGTGCTGTGGCAGCCAAATCGCTTTGTCCTGCTCTTCACCTATGTATTTTGGGGACTTTTCGTAGTCTGTGGTTTCGTTGTCTTTAAGATGATGACTCGTTGCCCCTTCCgcgtggc
- the LOC120446332 gene encoding metallophosphoesterase 1 isoform X1, with product MASLRVVNRNRLVCRGFVALTLMLVFFNEFIVYYMAQSSWQPIDCKLDNCTRLLLIADPQILGNSYDRSSHSPLARYDSDRYLAKTFERALAFTQPHIIVFLGDLLDEGNIATAQEYKQYVQRFRRIYQNKNYKKRVHVPGDNDIGGENGDYISNSNQRRFENEFMSEDLFDYDNRLRFFKINRMLLDFSNPDRDNNADRLRIGVSHAPLLIGGGPLLRAIISDLDPHIIFSGHWHESRIFIYPSTKVINFYENAVRHFDLKALKEQEHSYLEIMVPTCSYRMGKSKIGLGFAVLENYNLSYTVLWQPNRFVLLFTYVFWGLFVVCGFVVFKMMTRCPFRVAKRQTLYNRVSTIPQF from the exons ATGGCTTCCTTGCGCGTCGTCAATAG AAACAGATTAGTGTGCCGTGGCTTTGTGGCTCTTACGTTGATGCTGGTCTTCTTCAACGAGTTTATTGTTTACTACATGGCCCAGTCCAGTTGGCAGCCAATCGATTGCAAACTAG ATAATTGCACACGCCTGCTGCTCATTGCTGATCCTCAGATACTGGGTAACTCCTACGATCGATCGTCGCACAGTCCTTTGGCCAGGTACGATTCGGATAGATATCTGGCCAAGACTTTCGAGCGAGCTCTGGCCTTTACACAGCCTCACATCATAGTGTTCCTGGGCGACCTGTTGGACGAAGGGAATATAGCCACAGCTCAGGAGTACAAACAGTACGTTCAGCGGTTCAGACGCatttatcaaaacaaaaactacaaaaaa CGCGTCCATGTGCCTGGTGACAATGATATAGGCGGCGAGAATGGCGACTACATATCTAACTCGAACCAAAGACGCTTTGAGAACGAATTCATGAGCGAAGACCTCTTCGACTATGACAATCGATTACGCTTCTTCAAGATAAACCGCATGCTGCTGGATTTTAGTAATCCCGATAGGGACAACAATGCAGATCGCCTAAGAATTGGCGTCTCCCATGCCCCGCTGCTTATTGGCGGAGGACCCCTTTTACGAGCCATCATTAGTGACTTGGATCCACATATCATTTTCTCAGGACACTGGCACGAATctagaatatttatttacccCTCCACCAAGGTGATCAACTTTTATGAAAATGCCGTGAGGCACTTTGACTTAAAGGCCCTAAAAGAGCAGGAGCACAGCTATCTGGAGATAATGGTGCCCACTTGCTCGTATCGTATGGGAAAGTCCAAGATCGGATTGGGCTTCGCCGTTTTGG AAAACTACAATCTGAGCTACACGGTGCTGTGGCAGCCAAATCGCTTTGTCCTGCTCTTCACCTATGTATTTTGGGGACTTTTCGTAGTCTGTGGTTTCGTTGTCTTTAAGATGATGACTCGTTGCCCCTTCCgcgtggc
- the LOC120445420 gene encoding sister chromatid cohesion protein PDS5 homolog B, with product MADIVYPTGCRPLVEDLGTDELIRRLKTLANVLQTMDQDDNLYQQYIPLALHLLDDFFIQHSSRDVQLLIACCVADVLRVYAPEAPYKEQDQIKTIFKFFIKQLHGLKDPRDPSFKRYFYLLENLAFVKSFNMCFELEDCQDIFQDLFSTIFKIVNDQHSVKVTNFFLDVLSPLITEADNLSVELLDLILINIVEPYKSNNKFACQLTEQLLTKTGDALESTIKMFFNRALVMDKPNTKLSITNKIYDIIYELNRINADLLCSVLPQLENKLLSTDDAERLKATTLLSRMFSEKDSQLAKKYPNLLKIFFGRFCDITEPVRIKCVQSSMHFLLNHPSLQTDITDKLRLRNHDLDEVVRHEVVMAIVETAKRDFTLVLEAPDLLEIVRERTLDKKYKIRRDAMNGLAYIYKRAICEPNDLSTGLKVRVDWIKNKILHGYYKVGLEDRLLVERLLITCLVPYKLAPEERMKKLYHLLGDLDANATKAFVELQKNQMKTRNTVSDWIKLHHSKEFTPRVLNQLSAKQANIAKLLPDPLKAAEYLTQFSNNLRKDAQLLRCINIVLKRDVSCRECADTMGVLLKKLGVHVQSNLYYNTVKMLIERVASVMVDKESIGVLISLIEQCIEKGSMCEEIGISAQEAGERGLKLLAMLSYVFSAHFFTDTSLRHLISLLSYEQDYVAPLVLKTLTHLGRYQPLVDDPTPAILDELAPVCKDFALIGTPKQAKHAVRCIFVNSQSSAATDGATSGAGSASTTTQTVHPIFNEIIETLRLKLTPNCEHQRTKIVTLGHIAYNMPQAFLTPIKNMVARRIVKELLIQEVPAQRDYELPEDSDWCAQEKLPPDTLCKLDALKAMARWLLGLRTDEHAAQKTFRMLAAFVNQRGDLLGQNRLCGAEKSWLRLGAACAMLKVCEQKGVGDQYSAEQYLQLSQLMADPVPEVREIFARKLHKGLGRSLPRNCLPLDFMGLYVLAGLETDRKLQDLVRHYAETDVNKRREYLKTVAMTSPDSSTESQSLHILPDYMLAFAIPVLVHDPRFTNHEDYVQLRKMEKCLRFILEPLMAKRETFVHSFYKQLLQLIKHREFSLGSDKRDNYKMWALCDLAMYIIDSKFSPFDANTSTFSMPLALPEMYYKQPAVANFQNNDVYIPLDVYTLGVKSTSKAATTAMAASRAAVAPKRPAEQSIMDDENPQENNLFDNIRAADTTEPMAKRTRAGAASAKS from the exons ATGGCGGACATAGTGTACCCCACCGGATGCAGGCCGCTGGTCGAGGATTTGGGCACAGACGAGCTGATAAGGCGCCTCAAG ACCCTCGCCAATGTCCTGCAGACCATGGACCAGGACGACAATCTCTACCAGCAATACATACCATTGGCTCTCCATCTGCTGGACGACTTCTTCATACAACATTCTTCCCGTGATGTCCAGCTCTTAATCGCGTGCTGTGTAGCGGATGTCCTGCGGGTTTATGCGCCCGAAGCACCCTACAAGGAGCAAGATCAAATCAAAActatatttaagttttttatcAAGCAACTGCACGGTCTAAAGGATCCGCGCGATCCCTCTTTTAAGCGTTACTTCTATCTGCTGGAGAATCTTGCTTTTGTCAAGTCTTTTAATATGTGCTTCGAACTGGAGGACTGCCAGGATATCTTCCAAGACCTTTTTAGTACCATATTCAAGATTGTTAA TGACCAGCACAGTGTCAAGGTTACTAACTTTTTCCTAGATGTGCTAAGCCCTTTGATCACAGAAGCCGATAATCTGTCGGTGGAATTGTTGGATCTCATTCTGATAAACATTGTAGAGCCGTATAAATCGAACAACAAGTTTGCCTGCCAACTAACAGAACAACTGCTCACTAAAACGGGCGATGCTCTTGAGTCTACCATCAAAATG TTCTTTAACCGTGCTCTGGTCATGGATAAgccaaacacaaaactgtCCATTACAAACAAAATCTATGATATCATTTACGAGCTTAACCGCATCAATGCAGACTTGCTGTGTTCGGTGCTGCCTCAACTGGAGAACAAACTGCTGTCCACAGACGATGCTGAGAGGCTAA AGGCCACCACTCTCCTGTCTCGTATGTTCTCCGAAAAGGACTCGCAACTAGCAAAAAAGTACCCAAACCTGTTAAAAATCTTCTTTGGGCGCTTCTGCGACATCACCGAACCAGTTCGCATCAAGTGTGTTCAGTCGTCCATGCACTTCCTGCTCAATCACCCAAGTCTTCAGACCGATATCACTGACAAATTGCGGCTTAGAAATCACGATCTGGACGAAGTGGTGCGCCACGAAGTGGTAATGGCTATTGTGGAAACTGCTAAACGCGACTTCACCCTCGTTCTCGAAGCGCCCGATCTACTAGAAATTGTGCGCGAGCGGACGCTAGATAAGAAGTACAAAATTCGCAGGGATGCGATGAATGGTCTGGCCTACATTTACAAGCGCGCAATTTGCGAACCCAACGATCTAAGCACTGGCCTTAAGGTCAGGGTTGACTGGATTAAGAACAAGATACTGCACGGATACTACAAAGTGGGCTTGGAAGACCGCCTGCTTGTGGAACGTCTACTTATCACCTGCCTGGTTCCCTATAAACTAGCTCCGGAAGAGCGCATGAAGAAGCTATATCATCTGCTTGGTGATCTCGATGCCAACGCCACCAAGGCCTTTGTCGAGCTTcagaaaaatcaaatgaagACACGCAATACAGTCAGTGATTGGATTAAGCTTCACCATTCTAAGGAGTTCACGCCGCGCGTGCTTAACCAGCTCAGCGCCAAACAGGCCAACATCGCCAA ACTGCTTCCAGATCCTCTGAAAGCGGCGGAGTACCTAACCCAGTTCAGCAACAACCTGCGAAAGGATGCTCAGCTCCTACGCTGCATTAACATTGTCCTAAAGCGCGATGTAAGCTGCCGGGAGTGTGCTGACACGATGGGAGTTCTTCTGAAAAAGCTTGGCGTCCACGTCCAATCAAATCTGTATTACAACACCGTTAAGATGCTGATTGAGCGCGTGGCATCAGTGATGGTAGACAAGGAATCCATTGGCGTACTTATTAG CCTCATTGAACAATGCATTGAGAAAGGGTCCATGTGTGAGGAGATCGGAATTTCGGCGCAGGAAGCGGGCGAACGCGGACTCAAGTTGTTAGCC ATGCTTTCATACGTCTTCTCCGCCCACTTCTTTACCGATACCTCTCTGCGTCATTTAATTTCCCTGCTAAGTTACGAGCAGGATTATGTCGCACCACTGGTGCTAAAGACACTAACTCATCTGGGGCGCTATCAGCCACTTGTTGACGACCCCACACCGGCTATTCTCGACGAGCTAGCTCCGGTGTGCAAGGACTTCGCTCTCATTGGAACACCCAAGCAAGCAAAGCACGCAGTGCGATGTATTTTCGTGAATAGCCAGTCGTCGGCTGCAACTGATGGAGCAACAAGTGGAGCCGGAAGTGCGTCCACAACTACCCAAACAGTGCATCCCATATTCAACGAGATCATCGAAACGCTTCGCCTAAAACTGACACCAAACTGTGAGCATCAGCGCACCAAGATTGTGACCTTGGGTCACATTGCCTACAATATGCCACAGGCCTTCCTAACGCCCATTAAGAACATGGTTGCGCGACGCATTGTTAAAGAACTGCTTATCCAGGAAGTTCCGGCGCAGCGGGACTACGAACTGCCTGAGGACAGCGACTGGTGTGCCCAAGAGAAACTACCGCCGGACACTCTATGTAAGCTTGATGCGCTCAAGGCTATGGCCAGGTGGCTCTTAGGGCTGCGTACCGACGAACACGCTGCTCAGAAAACATTCCGAATGCTAGCGGCGTTCGTTAACCAGCGGGGCGATCTGCTTGGCCAGAACCGTCTTTGCGGTGCCGAGAAATCCTGGCTGCGCCTAGGGGCAGCCTGCGCCATGCTCAAGGTATGCGAGCAAAAGGGCGTAGGTGATCAGTACAGTGCTGAGCAGTATTTGCAGCTTTCCCAACTGATG GCTGATCCGGTGCCAGAAGTTCGGGAAATCTTTGCTCGCAAGCTACACAAAGGATTGGGCAGAAGTTTGCCCAGAAACTGTTTGCCGCTGGACTTTATGGGCTTGTATGTGCTGGCAGGTCTAGAGACTGACAGAAA ACTGCAAGACCTTGTGCGTCACTATGCAGAAACAGATGTAAACAAACGGCGGGAATATCTGAAGACTGTGGCTATGACAT CTCCCGACAGCTCAACGGAGTCACAATCATTACACATACTACCTGACTATATGCTGGCTTTTGCCATTCCCGTGCTGGTACACGATCCCCGCTTCACGAATCATGAGGACTACGTACAGCTGCGCAAAATGGAGAAATGCCTGCGTTTCATTCTGGAGCCACTGATGGCCAAACGCGAAACGTTTGTCCACAGCTTCTacaagcagctgctgcagctgataAAGCATCGCGAGTTCAGTCTGGGCTCGGACAAGCGCGACAACTAT AAAATGTGGGCGCTCTGCGATCTTGCCATGTACATTATCGACTCCAAATTCAGTCCATTTGATGCCAACACTAGCACCTTCTCCATGCCTCTGGCTTTGCCAGAAATGTATTATAAACAGCCTGCCGTTGCGAATTTCCAAAACAATGACGTCTATATACCGCTGGACGTGTATACGTTGGGAGTCAAATCTACGAGCAAAGCTGCTACAACAGCAATGGCAGCGTCGCGAGCAGCAGTTGCTCCAAAGAGACCGGCGGAACAGTCAATCATGGATGATGAGAATCCGCAG GAGAACAATCTGTTCGACAACATAAGAGCGGCTGACACTACGGAGCCCATGGCCAAACGAACGCGCGCAGGAGCCGCTTCAGCCAAATCATAG
- the LOC120445984 gene encoding ADP-ribosylation factor-like protein 6-interacting protein 6, whose translation MQVEPTDVGCDVTLRQHEQYKSNGIFSTALRSKKIGQPNGPQYTSTPKTSHPKLEHYVGVAEPTEKGRVGVVTVLDPLIKKVALLFGILIIGYKSVILTMPYITGDSIQVLSHQVQSGWNETLVWTTRHQLGSRLSPLLCGLLVAAFAYGIVYLDSAVPGVNPPSPFTPRSKKRFREEKTASLHLGYLCALFCGFLVTVFMYFDLYSKN comes from the exons ATGCAGGTGGAACCAACCGACGTCGGTTGTGACGTCACGCTTCGCCAGCATGAGCAATACAAAAGCAATGGGATTTTCTCGACGGCACTCAGAAGTAAAAAAATCGGGCAACCGAACGGACCGCAATACACCTCCACGCCGAAGACCTCTCATCCGAAACTTGAGCACTACGTGGGCGTAGCTGAACCCACAGAAAAGGggcgagtgggcgtggtgaCCGTCCTCGATCCGCTGATCAAAAAGGTGGCCCTTCTCTTTGGGATTCTTATCATTGGCTACAAAAGCGTCATCCTAACCA TGCCATACATCACGGGCGATTCCATCCAGGTGCTGAGCCACCAGGTGCAGAGTGGGTGGAACGAGACCTTGGTGTGGACCACCAGGCACCAGCTGGGCTCCAGGCTGAGCCCCCTGCTGTGTGGCCTTCTCGTGGCCGCTTTCGCGTACGGAATCGTGTACTTGGACAGCGCGGTGCCCGGCGTCAATCCGCCCTCGCCCTTTACACCGCGTTCCAAGAAACG TTTCCGCGAGGAGAAGACCGCCTCGCTGCACTTGGGCTACTTGTGCGCCCTTTTCTGTGGATTTCTGGTCACGGTCTTCATGTACTTTGATTTGTACTCGAAGAACTGA
- the LOC120445983 gene encoding uncharacterized protein LOC120445983 — translation MFAKFKPRTPLGNSQAQFKSQLAKNASQLNCSFPTDENSRKKSSQLRQTKLAVCRKDNKLKYEGFVEQAAEIRPKKEFVYVPTPNKLEKTSCEVSVKKETPGLPSSPMLKPGRNLISLIGRVAFCLKTHKMYPDINAIWNVYGKLLRIIVGKRGEHTLLVRNKDSGPVLQGIYYDFEGVMSTWSPGCFVHLVGQFIGENRLKTFKIAQVSDIDWQQQFMRIENVTSYILMQNTVHK, via the exons ATGTTCGcgaaat ttAAGCCTCGCACCCCTTTGGGTAACAGCCAAGCCCAATTTAAGAGCCAACTGGCCAAAAACGCCTCTCAACTGAATTGCAGTTTTCCAACAGACGAAAATTCGCGCAAAAAGAGCAGCCAATTGCGGCAAACTAAATTGGCTGTGTGTCGTAAGGATAATAAACTGAAGTACGAAGGTTTCGTTGAGCAAGCTGCGGAAATTCGGCCCAAAAAAGAATTTGTCTACGTTCCAACACCGAATAAACTGGAAAAAACCAGTTGCGAGGTCTCAGTAAAAAAGGAAACACCAGGGTTACCAAGCTCCCCGATGTTAAAACCCGGCCGAAACTTAATTAGTTTGATCGGCCGCGTGGCTTTCTGTCTTAAAACCCACAAAATGTATCCGGATATTAACGCTATTTGGAATGTTTATG GAAAATTGTTACGGATCATTGTGGGAAAACGTGGAGAGCACACACTGCTCGTGCGAAACAAAGATTCGGGACCCGTCCTACAGGGAATTTACTACGATTTCGAAGGCGTTATGAGTACTTGGAGCCCAG GCTGCTTTGTCCATCTCGTGGGCCAATTTATTGGCGAAAATCGCTTAAAGACATTTAAGATTGCCCAGGTAAGCGACATTGACTGGCAACAGCAATTTATGCGCATTGAAAATGTGACATCGTATATTTTAATGCAAAACACTGTGCAcaagtaa
- the LOC120445982 gene encoding GTP-binding protein 128up, translating into MSTILEKISAIESEMARTQKNKATSAHLGLLKAKLAKLRRELISPKGGGGGTGEAGFEVAKTGDARVGFVGFPSVGKSTLLSNLAGVYSEVAAYEFTTLTTVPGCIKYKGAKIQLLDLPGIIEGAKDGKGRGRQVIAVARTCNLIFMVLDCLKPLGHKKLLEHELEGFGIRLNKKPPNIYYKRKDKGGINLNSMVPQSELDTDLVKTILSEYKIHNADITLRYDATSDDLIDVIEGNRIYIPCIYLLNKIDQISIEELDVIYKIPHCVPISAHHHWNFDDLLELMWEYLRLQRIYTKPKGQLPDYNSPVVLHNERTSIEDFCNKLHRSIAKEFKYALVWGSSVKHQPQKVGIEHVLNDEDVVQIVKKV; encoded by the exons ATGAGCACAATTTTGGAGAAAATCTCGGCCATCGAGTCGGAG ATGGCCCGAACCCAGAAGAACAAGGCCACCTCGGCGCATTTGGGTCTGCTGAAGGCGAAGCTGGCCAAGCTGCGGCGCGAGCTGATTTCCCCCAaaggaggcggcggcggaaCGGGCGAAG CTGGCTTCGAGGTGGCCAAGACGGGAGATGCCCGTGTGGGATTTGTCGGATTTCCTTCTGTAGGTAAATCCACACTGCTCTCCAACTTGGCTGGCGTTTACTCCGAGGTGGCGGCCTACGAATTCACAACGTTGACCACTGTGCCAGGCTGCATCAAGTACAAGGGCGCCAAGATCCAGCTGCTGGATCTGCCCGGTATCATTGAGGGCGCCAAGGATGGCAAGGGTCGAGGTCGTCAGGTGATAGCTGTCGCTCGCACCTGTAACCTCATTTTCATGGTGCTGGATTGCCTGAAACCGCTTGGCCACAAGAAACTCCTGGAACATGAATTGGAGGGCTTCGGCATCCGTCTCAACAAGAAACCACCAAATATCTACTACAAGCGGAAGGACAAGGGTGGCATTAATCTGAACAGCATGGTTCCGCAGTCTGAGTTGGACACGGATCTGGTGAAGACCATTCTATCCGAGTACAAGATCCACAATGCGGACATCACCCTGAGATACGACGCCACTAGTGACGATCTGATCGACGTTATCGAGGGCAACCGCATCTACATACCCTGCATCTATCTGCTGAACAAGATCGATCAGATCTCCATCGAGGAACTGGACGTCATCTACAAGATCCCGCATTGCGTGCCCATTTCGGCCCATCATCACTGGAACTTCGACGATCTGCTGGAGCTGATGTGGGAGTACCTGCGGCTACAGCGCATCTACACCAAGCCGAAGGGCCAGCTGCCCGACTACAACTCGCCCGTGGTGCTGCACAACGAGCGCACCAGCATTGAGGATTTCTGCAACAAGCTGCATCGCTCCATTGCCAAGGAGTTTAAATA TGCGCTGGTTTGGGGTTCATCTGTGAAGCATCAGCCGCAGAAGGTGGGCATCGAACACGTTCTCAACGACGAGGATGTGGTCCAGATTGTGAAGAAGGTTTAG